ACGTGGAACCTGTCCGCCACTATTTTTGCTTTCGGAAAACACCGCCTTACTATGCTTCGGTAGCTGCTGCTTAAATCCATACACACTACTTTTACTTTATCCCGACCTTTGTAGCTCATTAACTTACTTTCCACCAAGTTGCGAGATTTCCCCTCTATCACATCGTATACCCTATGATGCGTTAAATCCGCTATCGTTGTCGCAAACGCTCCACTGTGCTTTGCGATATCCCCAACCTTTTCGATATCTTCTTGTTTGTCGCCCCATCGAGGTATTTACTGATGATTTCGTCTTTGGCGTTCTCCGATATCCGCTTGTTGCTTTTCAATCCCCGTATCGGCTCTCGATAAATTCTTCCGCATTTCGGACATCGGTATCGACGCGCCTTTATGACTGCATCGTATATCCGTTGCGGAAAACGATGTAACGGCAAAGGACATAACAAACAATGTCGCCGTTTCCAAAGGCACGAACGTAAGCGTTTCCGCCGTCGGCGGCAATGTCGCAGCCGACGATATCAGCGGAAAGCTCTCCGCCGAAAATGTCGGCGGAAGCATAAGCAGCGCGACAAAGCTCGGTTCTCTCGACGCGAGAAATATCGGCGGCGGCATCACCCTCAACAACGTTGACGCCGAATTGAAGGCCACCGATGTTTCGGGCGACATAACCGCAGTGTCGGCTGGCTCGCTCAACGTCAAAAACGTCGGAACAGTCTCCCTAACCGACGTAAACGGAACGTCCCTCGCGGAAAACGTGGACGCCCTCGAAATATCGGGAACGGCCGTCGGAGACGTAAACGCCAAAAACGTAGCCGGAAAAGTGTACGTGGAAAACGCCTCCGCAAACGTCGCCGTGAACACGGCAGGAAGCGTGGAGGCAAACAATGTCGCCGGAACGCTCTCCGCCGTTGATATCTCGGGCGGAATAGACAGCTCCGTATCGCTCGGCGCGCTCGACGCCAAAAACGTCGGCGGGCAAATAGCCTTGCAGGACGTGCAGGGCAAGCTCAAAGCCGCGGATACGCAGGGCATTTCCGCCGAAAACGCTGGCTCTCTCGAAATCAAAAACGCGAAGGACGTGGAGATACGGAACAACGTAGGCGGCAACGCCGAAGTTTCCGGCATCGGCAACTTCTCGGTTGCAGGCGAGGTCGGCGGAACGACGCTGATGGACGCAGTCGACGGCGATGCCACAATAGGCACTGCCAACGGCGCGGTAACGGTTAATTCCATGGGCGTATCGGGTTCCGTCAATATCGGCACGGCCAACGACAAGGTTTCCGCAAACGGCAATATCGTCGGCGGACTTATTGTCGGCAGCGCCGGCGGAGACGTTACTTCGACCGCGAACGTGGGCTATGTTTCCGTAAAGGGAGCAGACCAAACCCAAAAAGTCGAATTGAAGAACGTTCTCGGCGGAGGCGACTCCAAAATCGAAAACGTATCGGGCGTAATCGTCAACGGAAAGATTTCCGCGGGAGCGCACAGAATGGATATCGTGTCGATATCCAACGATGTCGATTTCCGCGACGAAGTCCTGCTCGACGCGCTCGGCATTGACACCGTCGGCGGCGACGTGAAGTTTGCAAAGAAGCTGACCGCCGCAAATTCCGTGAAAATCGACAACGTAAAAGGAGACACGACCTTTGCGGGAGACGTTTCGGCAAATTCGTTCTCGATGGGTAACGCCGCCAAGGGAGGAAACGTAAGCTTTACGGGTTCTCTCAAAACGGCAGGCGACACCGAAATAGCGAATGTTTCCGACATATCCGCCCTGAACGGGATTGAAGCCAAAAATCTCAAAATCGACGGCGCGGACAATGTCGTAGTCGACAGGATCAAGGCTGACGAAAACGTAAACGTCCTCAATGTTGCCGGCTTCACGGCCGACGCAGTCGAAGCTGCGGACGAAATAAACATCAAGGCGTCGGGCAATATCGCCGTGGGCTCCCTCGACGGGGATGCGGACAATACGGAAGCCACGCTGAGTGGAACGCAGTCTTCGTCCGTCATAACGGTCGATACGGCAAACGTCTATACGATAATATCCAACGCGGCGGAAGTTGCCGTAAATAAAGCCGCCAACTATCTCGACTTGGAATCGGTCGGAAACGCCGAGATTCGCTCGATAGCTGACGGGGTTGACTACGCGCGGGTGAACGACGGACCGTTTATGTACGCCGACAATGTCGGAACGATTGAAATCGGCGCCGACGAAGTCGGTGCGGTGTACGACACGGGCGGAAATCCCCTGATAAAGTCCCAACACGGCGGCTCTGCAACCGTAGACAAACTGATTCTCCACGCTTCGGCAATCAAATCCGCCGCGCTCACGGGAACGGTTCTCGATATCGGGGCGGCATCGACGGGCGATAGACTGCGGCTGTCGTTTACGCAAAACGATGTGGAAATCGTCGGCAAGCTGAATTTTGCCAGCGATGTCGAACTCGTGACGGAAAACAACTGGACCTTCGATTCGGTAAAGTCCGCCGGACAGCACTCCGC
The Opitutia bacterium KCR 482 genome window above contains:
- a CDS encoding autotransporter domain-containing protein, which gives rise to MKATDVSGDITAVSAGSLNVKNVGTVSLTDVNGTSLAENVDALEISGTAVGDVNAKNVAGKVYVENASANVAVNTAGSVEANNVAGTLSAVDISGGIDSSVSLGALDAKNVGGQIALQDVQGKLKAADTQGISAENAGSLEIKNAKDVEIRNNVGGNAEVSGIGNFSVAGEVGGTTLMDAVDGDATIGTANGAVTVNSMGVSGSVNIGTANDKVSANGNIVGGLIVGSAGGDVTSTANVGYVSVKGADQTQKVELKNVLGGGDSKIENVSGVIVNGKISAGAHRMDIVSISNDVDFRDEVLLDALGIDTVGGDVKFAKKLTAANSVKIDNVKGDTTFAGDVSANSFSMGNAAKGGNVSFTGSLKTAGDTEIANVSDISALNGIEAKNLKIDGADNVVVDRIKADENVNVLNVAGFTADAVEAADEINIKASGNIAVGSLDGDADNTEATLSGTQSSSVITVDTANVYTIISNAAEVAVNKAANYLDLESVGNAEIRSIADGVDYARVNDGPFMYADNVGTIEIGADEVGAVYDTGGNPLIKSQHGGSATVDKLILHASAIKSAALTGTVLDIGAASTGDRLRLSFTQNDVEIVGKLNFASDVELVTENNWTFDSVKSAGQHSAVGRTSDVAVNGVLGGTEKSVWNFLKAKSHAAFAFEAADESVVNEFTLVGKYDDVPQSGSFNHTYRDSAGEIQNETAQYSQNLTATDLYATDIYANTVSGTTDNGILDVEYSVSDGKVVHEIKANRFVEKTVAKTANEAEFAKIIDSLKHSGDLDKDSENIRDIKMPYITGEKSLSASLPNAMTYAVRQQAALANSIALSTVDYISATRAMLGRPAFAGSKEVAAVSDGSEKDISDVTSVSFRSVNRLGDFAGTDGNSGANSYSAGGLANLEYIVNRDLFFGISAGGAYSRATGDNVSAKAESTNLIINLYGDYQITDGLDAYIGLTYSYGDNKSEREAAAGKAKVDYESDTFGAFGGLRYTIKPCGLPFSITPLLGVNYSAVLTKSATEKEYTGPDAMSYAGGDYHSIRTLAGFEAAYHCEDILRIAVSAMYAHEFLDNRYNVGYSLDPSMFAVSSGILRGSVIERDYAILGFGINGNVTDSVSVGANYNAEVSVSELNHHIGGYIRFEF